The Bacteroidia bacterium genomic interval ACATACTCCACATTTTCAATTCCATTTTTCTCTTGTTTTGCCCGCATGATCTGAATCATTTCCGGCTGAATGTCCTGAGCGATTACTTTCCCTTCAGAAACCATAAGCGCCATCTGAAAAGCGAAGTATCCCGAGCCTGCTCCAATATCCGCCACTACATCTGTGGGCTTTAATCCCAAAGCCTTGATCATCACACTTCCTTTTTCTTCTGCTTCTCGTTCCGGTCTTTCCAGCCAGGGAGCACCCAGATGCCCCATGACCTGAGAGATTTCTCGCCCCTGGTAGTATTTACCGGTTCCGTCATAACTGGCGGGACCTCGGGTGTACCATTTGGTTTTTGTTGCTTTAGTTGCACTGTCTTCTGAAGCGGGAGCTTGCTGGCTGACCTGAGAGGATTGATTGCAGGCAAAGAATCCTGCGAGAAGAAGGATATAAAGAGGAGCTTTCATATTCATATAAAGCAAGATTTATCCATGATTGTTTCCCGGATTCGATCAGGAATTTCAAAATAAAGATATGCTGTGGCAAATCGTCTGCAAGCCAATTGTCGAGATTGAAAAAAATATCCTATTTGTTAGTATGCATCTCTTGTCTCTCAGGAATCTTTTCCTGCTCCTTTTATTTTCCTTTTTAACTGCTCAAATAAGTTTGGGACAAAGCCTTTCGCCCAAAAATATCCAGGCTTACAAGATTCAGGAAAGTGAGGCTTTGTTTTTGGATGGCCGATTGGAAGAAGATTTTTGGAAGCAAATAGAACCTGCCTTTGACTTCCTTATGCAAGTTCCGGTCGAAGGAGGTGCACCTTCTGAAAGATCAGAAGTACGGATCGCTTATGACAAAAACAACCTCTATATAGCTATCTATTTTTTTGATTCGGAGCCGGATCAGATTAAAGCTTTTCAGAAGAAAAGGGACGCCTCTTTGAGTACAGACGACCGCTTTATGTGGATTCTGGATACCTTTTCAGATGGTCGAAATGCCTATTACTTTGCGATAAATCCGGCAGGAGCGATGCAGGATGGTTTGCTTACGATCGGGCAAGGGAGTAGCCTGAATCTGAACTGGGATGGGATTTGGAGGGCCTGGACCCAAAAAAGGGCGGATGGCTGGTCAGCCGAAATCCGAATTCCCTTTCGGACCCTCAACTTTGATCCCAATGCAGATCGCTGGGGCATCAATTTTCAACGTACGATTAGGCGAAAAAATGAAGAGATTTTGTGGAGCGGGCATTTGAGAAGCCAGGGACTAAACCGACCGCAAAATGCAGGCACTTTATCTGGCCTTTCAGAGATTTCTCAAGGCATTGGTTTGGAATTTGTTCCCTATGCTGCTGGAAGAAGAAACCAGACCATTAGACAAGGGGAACTCCAAACAGAATATTCAAGTGATTTGGGCTTTGACGTCAATTACAATTTGACTCCTCAGCTAAAAGCCTCGATTACCTACAATACAGACTTTGCAGAAACAGAAGTAGATAATCGTCAGATAAACCTCACGCGATTTCCCCTGGTTTTTCCAGAGAAGAGAGATTTTTTTCTTGAAGGCTCCAGTACTTATTCCTTTGCCGCAGCAAGTGGTGTTAGGCCATATTTCAGTAGGACCATCGGTTTATCTGGAGGGCAAACGATTCCAATTATTGGGGGAGTGCGACTGCTGGGTAATGTGGGAAAGAATAATATTGCGGTTCAACATGTGAGGGTCGGAATAAAAGAGCAACTATTCCATGAAGACTTTAGCGTGGCCCGGATTCGAAGGAATATAGGGAAAGAAAGTCGTATAGGATTGGTGTATACACGCAGAACAACCGAAGATGGTCTTGCGAATCAAATCCCATATACAGTTCGGCAAACCATAGGAGCAGACATGGAATTGAATACCTCAACTTTCATGGGGGATAAAAACCTTCAGTTCCAGGGCTTTTTCGTCTACCACAATCCCAAGACAATTGCAGATACCAATAGCCAATTTTTTGACCGAACTTCTC includes:
- a CDS encoding carbohydrate binding family 9 domain-containing protein, with amino-acid sequence MHLLSLRNLFLLLLFSFLTAQISLGQSLSPKNIQAYKIQESEALFLDGRLEEDFWKQIEPAFDFLMQVPVEGGAPSERSEVRIAYDKNNLYIAIYFFDSEPDQIKAFQKKRDASLSTDDRFMWILDTFSDGRNAYYFAINPAGAMQDGLLTIGQGSSLNLNWDGIWRAWTQKRADGWSAEIRIPFRTLNFDPNADRWGINFQRTIRRKNEEILWSGHLRSQGLNRPQNAGTLSGLSEISQGIGLEFVPYAAGRRNQTIRQGELQTEYSSDLGFDVNYNLTPQLKASITYNTDFAETEVDNRQINLTRFPLVFPEKRDFFLEGSSTYSFAAASGVRPYFSRTIGLSGGQTIPIIGGVRLLGNVGKNNIAVQHVRVGIKEQLFHEDFSVARIRRNIGKESRIGLVYTRRTTEDGLANQIPYTVRQTIGADMELNTSTFMGDKNLQFQGFFVYHNPKTIADTNSQFFDRTSRGFRINFPNRPWFAHASYREFGTAFEPALGFHPRVGFRRFQPSVGFNPLIEKSELIRDISYGLRFEHLMDMNWQLLTQEIRFEFFDLTFETADRISFSLSREFERLTSDFDILRNQSIIIPLDDYVNWVVNLELQSASYRRLSARIDLDAGEFWSGTRRQAALAITGRPTPGINVTATYILTDVSLEQGDFQTSLFRLNSSFDFTPFISFASFIQWDNLSKRLGMNNRFQWILSPGNEFFIVYTHNWQELLERYTTENSTATMKLVLTHRF
- a CDS encoding class I SAM-dependent methyltransferase, which produces MNMKAPLYILLLAGFFACNQSSQVSQQAPASEDSATKATKTKWYTRGPASYDGTGKYYQGREISQVMGHLGAPWLERPEREAEEKGSVMIKALGLKPTDVVADIGAGSGYFAFQMALMVSEGKVIAQDIQPEMIQIMRAKQEKNGIENVEYVLGGEKDSKLAANSVDWVLIVDVYHEFSFPKEMMESIVKALKPDGKLALVEYRGEDPEVPIKPRHKMTEAQAVKEMKVVGLSLLENKDMLPRQHLMIFGK